Proteins encoded in a region of the Antedon mediterranea chromosome 2, ecAntMedi1.1, whole genome shotgun sequence genome:
- the LOC140039435 gene encoding tripartite motif-containing protein 2-like codes for MSAKTVLKFFDKRDLECSICLQRFTDPKALNCLHIYCLNCLQDLMRRHGKIRCPKCRQTYDLKDGDLKHLKCNETISYLVEYVEKIESEKPETCSRCANQPQDYCSECEMYMCRQCIQQHKMFPALANHSLYTLDTDIEEKSEDSLNCQNHPDKKLEDYCRTCKLPACEDCKHILSCYRNQHKVIPMETALNDINKTVTETMKTAEGIKRKLKERLDVITKERSEFESNLKLSRTAIEIHEKTIIRKVKEETKIMMANLTQIYKEQSKVIDRQVKSIEFKLTQVNTLMESIKKTMNKPTETENLASYQTTITVVENDAAADELDKSFTKTRITLKFIPSPHLVELMNHEGVGRLITVGGVHNVNKEDENISVTKGQPFSVKVSSLAESDVAQLTATLSNSSGAKSATEVKRRKGQYTVTGRCDLEGDWHMDITDGDMSHVIGSPVSIKVEPVGLVHTIDNISEYKEHSKTNKVTDVVLDSDGCMLVSSGSKDLIKFDQSGGFVSKIQIPQNVQVTRMHKIGNGTMVYCDHLGKCVVMCDNQYHEIRTFGKRVLKYPDGVTVNQQTRILYIADRECHCVFKFNIDDGSLLGKIGSEGREAGQMKQPDDVAVTKNGHVIVADHDNKRIQMFDANDKLIKILVGCGQEDGKVLAPCGITIDMDGNMIVSSNHKLQLFDQNGKFIKRIDNEDDGLDVPAGIAVISQRPRRVVVANHVPNNNRPGTITLLKHVSTNKIMTIYVFIV; via the exons ATGTCTGCTAAAACAGTATTAAAGTTTTTTGACAAAAGAGATCTGGAATGTTCAATCTGTCTACAAAGATTCACAGATCCAAAGGCGCTTAACTGTCTTCACATTTACTGTCTTAACTGCCTGCAAGATTTGATGAGAAGACACGGCAAGATACGATGTCCAAAATGTCGTCAGACGTACGATCTTAAAGATGGTGATTTAAAACATTTGAAGTGCAATGAAACAATCAGTTACCTAGTTGAATACGTTGAGAAGATTGAATCTGAAAAACCAGAAACATGCTCAAGATGTGCGAATCAACCTCAGGACTACTGCTCTGAATGTGAAATGTATATGTGTCGACAATGCATCCAACAGCACAAGATGTTCCCTGCGCTGGCAAACCATTCACTATACACACTGGATACAGACATAGAAGAAAAAAGTGAAGATTCACTAAACTGCCAAAATCACCCGGATAAAAAACTGGAAGATTACTGTCGTACATGTAAACTTCCTGCATGTGAAGATTGCAAACATATTCTCAGTTGTTATAGAAATCAACATAAGGTGATACCAATGGAGACAGCTCTGAATGACATCAACAAAACTGTTACTGAAACTATGAAGACAGCTGAAGGCATTAAGAGAAAACTAAAAGAGAGATTAGATGTTATTACTAAAGAGAGATCAGAGTTTGAATCTAATTTGAAGTTAAGCAGAACAGCGATTGAAATTCACGAGAAGACAATTATCAGAAAGGTGAAGGAAGAAACGAAGATAATGATGGCAAATCTTACACAGATTTATAAAGAACAAAGCAAAGTTATCGATCGTCAAGTTAAAAGTATTGAATTCAAGCTGACACAAGTAAACACGTTGATGGAATCAATCAAGAAAACAATGAATAAACCAACAGAAACAGAAAACCTTGCATCATACCAGACGACTATCACTGTAGTTGAGAATGACGCTGCAGCGGATGAATTGGACAAATCATTTACTAAAACAAGAATTACACTAAAGTTTATTCCATCTCCACATCTGGTTGAGTTGATGAATCACGAAGGTGTTGGTAGACTTATCACTGTTGGTGGTGTACACAATGTTAATAAGGAAGATGAGAACATTTCAGTTACAAAAGGACAGCCATTTAGTGTTAAAGTATCAAGTCTAGCAGAGAGTGATGTTGCTCAATTAACAGCCACACTAAGCAACTCATCAGGTGCGAAATCAGCCACTGAAGTAAAACGCAGAAAGGGACAGTACACCGTAACAGGTAGATGTGATTTGGAAGGAGACTGGCACATGGATATCACTGATGGAGATATGTCACATGTCATAGGTTCACCAGTGAGTATCAAGGTGGAACCTGTTGGACTTGTACATACCATAGATAACATATCAGAGTATAAAGAACATTCGAAAACAAACAAAGTGACAGATGTAGTATTGGATAGTGATGGATGTATGTTAGTGTCAAGTGGCAGTAAAGATCTAATAAAGTTTGATCAATCAGGTGGTTTTGTTTCTAAGATACAAATACCACAAAATGTACAAGTCACTCGCATGCATAAAATAGGCAATGGTACCATGGTATATTGTGACCATTTAGGTAAATGTGTTGTAATGTGTGATAATCAATATCATGAAATCCGAACCTTTGGTAAAAGAGTATTAAAATATCCTGATGGAGTAACAGTAAACCAACAGACCAGGATATTATATATAGCAGACCGTGAATGTCACTGTGTGTTTAAATTCAATATTGATGATGGTAGTCTACTGGGTAAGATAGGTTCTGAAGGTAGAGAAGCAGGTCAAATGAAACAACCAGATGATGTTGCTGTAACAAAGAATGGTCATGTGATTGTTGCTGATCATGATAATAAGAGAATACAAATGTTTGATGCTAATGATAAGCTGATAAAGATTCTTGTAGGCTGTGGTCAAGAAGATGGTAAAGTCTTGGCTCCTTGTGGTATAACCATAGATATGGATGGGAATATGATAGTATCCAGTAATCATAAACTACAACTATTTGATCAAAATGGTAAGTTCATTAAACGAATAGATAACGAAGATGATGGGTTGGATGTTCCAGCAGGGATTGCTGTAATCTCACAAAGACCAAGGAGAGTTGTAGTTGCAAATCATGTAccaaacaat AACAGACCAGGAACAATCACATTATTAAAGCATGTTTccacaaacaaaattatgaccATTTATgtctttattgtttaa